A single window of Paenibacillus sp. FSL H8-0537 DNA harbors:
- a CDS encoding peptide chain release factor 3 — translation MSKTLNNELQLEVDKRRTFAIISHPDAGKTTLTEKLLLFGGAIRLAGSVKARKASRHATSDWMEIEKQRGISVTSSVMQFDYDGHRVNILDTPGHQDFSEDTYRTLTAADSAVMLIDVAKGVEAQTIKLFQVCRKRGIPIFTFINKLDREGQSPFELMEELERVLGIRSVPMNWPIGMGRELCGVYDRMKNQVELFQGSDHSTIEVRKTDDYNDPIIREMAGDYLHDQLVADLELLDVAGDQFDIEKVRAGELTPIFFGSAVNNFGVQTFLDNFLELAPKPTERMSKSGLVEPTNEKFTGYVFKIQANMNPAHRDRIAFLRICSGRFERGMSVRHVRAGKDIKLAQPQQFLAQDRDIVETAYPGDIIGLFDPGIFRIGDSLSQNSEVVFDELPTFSPEIFAKVTVKNALKHKQYQKGVDQLTEEGTIQVFRSVGGFDETILGVVGHLQFEVFEYRMRAEYGVEIQLHRMTFQFARWIVDDKIDPAKFRINSTLVQDKKGNYVVLFENEYAMRTAMDKNPTSKFLETAP, via the coding sequence CTAAACAATGAATTGCAGCTGGAAGTCGATAAGCGCCGCACCTTTGCGATTATCTCTCACCCGGATGCGGGAAAAACGACGCTAACCGAGAAGCTCCTCCTGTTCGGAGGAGCTATTCGTCTGGCAGGCTCCGTTAAGGCGCGGAAAGCGAGCCGACACGCGACCTCCGACTGGATGGAAATTGAGAAGCAGCGGGGAATTTCCGTTACTTCCAGCGTCATGCAGTTCGATTATGACGGTCATCGGGTCAACATTTTGGATACGCCTGGTCACCAGGATTTCAGTGAGGACACGTACCGGACGCTGACGGCAGCGGATAGCGCGGTCATGCTGATTGACGTTGCCAAAGGCGTCGAGGCACAGACGATCAAGCTGTTCCAAGTTTGCCGTAAACGCGGCATTCCGATTTTTACATTCATCAACAAGCTGGACCGTGAAGGTCAAAGTCCGTTTGAGCTGATGGAGGAGCTGGAGCGCGTGCTTGGCATCCGTTCGGTTCCAATGAACTGGCCGATTGGCATGGGCCGCGAGCTTTGCGGGGTTTATGACCGGATGAAAAATCAGGTCGAGCTATTCCAAGGCAGTGATCACAGCACCATCGAAGTGCGCAAGACGGATGATTATAACGATCCGATTATTCGCGAGATGGCAGGCGACTATTTGCACGATCAGCTCGTAGCGGATCTTGAGCTGCTTGATGTAGCTGGCGATCAGTTCGATATTGAGAAAGTACGTGCTGGAGAGCTGACACCGATTTTCTTCGGCAGTGCGGTTAACAATTTCGGCGTGCAAACGTTTTTGGATAACTTCCTTGAACTGGCGCCAAAACCGACAGAGCGCATGAGTAAATCGGGCCTGGTTGAACCGACGAATGAGAAGTTCACGGGCTATGTCTTTAAAATTCAAGCGAATATGAACCCGGCCCACCGCGACCGGATTGCCTTTTTGCGCATTTGCTCCGGGCGCTTTGAGCGCGGGATGAGCGTTCGCCATGTCCGTGCGGGCAAAGATATTAAGCTGGCGCAGCCGCAGCAGTTTTTGGCACAGGATCGCGACATTGTAGAGACGGCTTATCCGGGCGATATTATCGGCTTGTTCGATCCGGGTATTTTCCGTATTGGCGATTCGCTGTCGCAAAACTCGGAAGTCGTATTTGACGAGCTGCCGACGTTCTCGCCAGAGATTTTTGCCAAAGTAACGGTTAAAAACGCGCTCAAGCATAAGCAGTATCAGAAGGGCGTTGACCAACTGACGGAGGAAGGCACAATTCAGGTGTTCCGTTCGGTTGGCGGGTTTGATGAAACGATTTTGGGCGTCGTTGGCCATTTGCAATTCGAGGTGTTCGAATATCGGATGCGCGCGGAGTATGGCGTAGAAATTCAATTGCACCGTATGACGTTCCAGTTCGCACGCTGGATTGTAGACGATAAGATCGACCCGGCGAAATTCCGGATTAACTCTACACTCGTTCAAGACAAGAAAGGCAATTATGTCGTCTTGTTCGAGAATGAATATGCAATGAGAACGGCGATGGACAAAAATCCTACGTCGAAATTTCTTGAAACAGCGCCTTAA